In Magnetospirillum sp., the following proteins share a genomic window:
- a CDS encoding ferredoxin family 2Fe-2S iron-sulfur cluster binding protein — protein sequence MPKMTFILNDGTRKEVDAPVGLSVLEIAHRNDVPLEGACEGSLACSTCHIVVDKDDYERLPEASEDEEDMLDLAFGLTHTSRLGCQITITDELDGLTVALPTATRNMMVDKA from the coding sequence ATGCCGAAGATGACCTTCATCCTGAACGACGGCACGCGCAAGGAAGTGGACGCACCCGTGGGCCTGTCCGTGCTCGAGATCGCCCACCGCAACGATGTGCCGCTCGAAGGTGCGTGCGAAGGGTCGCTCGCCTGCTCGACCTGCCACATCGTCGTCGACAAGGACGATTACGAGCGCCTGCCGGAAGCAAGCGAAGACGAAGAAGACATGCTCGACCTCGCCTTCGGCCTCACGCACACGTCGCGCCTGGGCTGCCAGATCACGATCACGGACGAGCTCGACGGGCTCACCGTGGCGCTGCCCACGGCCACGCGCAACATGATGGTCGATAAGGCCTAA
- the iscX gene encoding Fe-S cluster assembly protein IscX: MKLRWTDVADIAIDLEEAHPEADVENLRFTDLWKWVQALPNFADDPNKSNEKILEAIQMAWLKERE; this comes from the coding sequence ATGAAGCTGCGCTGGACCGACGTCGCCGACATTGCGATCGATCTCGAGGAGGCGCATCCGGAGGCCGACGTCGAGAATCTGCGCTTCACCGATCTGTGGAAATGGGTGCAAGCGCTGCCGAACTTCGCGGACGATCCGAACAAATCGAACGAGAAGATTCTCGAAGCGATCCAGATGGCGTGGCTCAAGGAACGCGAATGA
- the tenA gene encoding thiaminase II, whose product MTRSPAFLSLWHEGGLFARLRNACMPAWQAYVGHDFVRQLGAGTLPKQAFQHYLKQDYLFLIHYARAWALATAKASSLAEMRSANASVKAILDIEMGLHVAFCRDWGIDEAALEATQEGEATLGYTRYVLARGLDGDLLDLVVALSPCALGYAEIGRTLAAQATAENPYAAWIAMYAGDEFFGVARGVADEVDRLGQTRGGAARFDDLAKTFAQACRLEADFWRQGLSAA is encoded by the coding sequence ATGACGCGTTCTCCCGCGTTCTTATCTTTATGGCATGAAGGTGGGCTGTTCGCGCGGCTGCGCAACGCGTGCATGCCCGCCTGGCAGGCCTATGTTGGGCACGATTTCGTGCGGCAATTGGGGGCGGGCACGCTGCCCAAACAGGCGTTCCAGCATTATCTGAAGCAGGATTACCTGTTCTTGATCCATTACGCGCGCGCTTGGGCGCTGGCCACGGCCAAGGCTTCGAGCCTCGCCGAAATGCGCAGCGCCAACGCCTCGGTCAAAGCGATCCTCGATATCGAGATGGGCCTGCACGTGGCGTTCTGCCGCGATTGGGGCATCGACGAAGCGGCGCTCGAAGCGACGCAAGAAGGCGAAGCCACGCTCGGCTACACGCGCTACGTTTTGGCGCGCGGGCTCGACGGCGATCTTTTGGACCTTGTCGTCGCATTGAGCCCCTGCGCGCTCGGCTATGCCGAGATCGGCCGCACGCTGGCCGCGCAGGCGACGGCGGAAAATCCGTATGCGGCGTGGATCGCGATGTATGCGGGCGACGAATTTTTCGGCGTCGCACGCGGTGTGGCTGACGAGGTGGATCGGCTTGGGCAGACGCGCGGCGGTGCTGCGCGTTTCGACGATCTTGCAAAAACCTTCGCGCAAGCCTGCCGCCTCGAGGCCGATTTCTGGCGCCAGGGATTGTCGGCTGCATGA
- the mnmA gene encoding tRNA 2-thiouridine(34) synthase MnmA: MSDTANIAAQDIDLAPGARVVVAMSGGVDSSVVAALLKEQGYDVVGVTLQLYDQGEMAKKKGACCAGQDIYDARNVADRIGIAHYVLDYESRFKDAVIEDFADSYARGETPVPCVQCNRTVKFRDLLSVARDLGASALATGHYARRLATPKGAELHVAADPSRDQSYFLFATTQEQLDFLRFPLGGLPKSAVRAAAERLALPVASKPDSQDICFVPGGNYREIVARLRPEAARPGDIVDQAGTVLGRHDGTIGFTVGQRRGLNIGARDAAAEPLYVLAVDAQAARVTVGPHAALARRDIALARANWLGGQVSEGAALAKIRSTTAPKPAKFARGPDETALVTLDDPEFGVAAGQACVLYDGSRVLGGGWISRG, encoded by the coding sequence ATGAGCGACACGGCGAACATCGCAGCGCAGGATATCGATCTTGCTCCCGGTGCACGCGTCGTCGTGGCGATGTCGGGCGGTGTCGACTCCTCGGTCGTCGCGGCCTTGCTCAAAGAGCAGGGCTACGACGTGGTCGGCGTCACGCTGCAGCTCTACGACCAGGGCGAGATGGCGAAGAAGAAGGGCGCTTGCTGTGCGGGCCAGGACATCTACGACGCGCGCAACGTCGCCGACCGCATCGGCATTGCGCACTACGTGCTCGACTACGAGAGCCGCTTCAAAGACGCTGTGATTGAGGATTTCGCCGACAGCTACGCGCGCGGCGAAACGCCCGTCCCGTGCGTGCAGTGCAATCGCACGGTCAAGTTCCGCGACCTGCTGTCGGTCGCGCGCGATCTCGGCGCTTCGGCCCTTGCCACCGGGCACTATGCGCGGCGGCTTGCGACGCCCAAGGGTGCCGAATTGCACGTGGCGGCCGATCCGTCGCGCGACCAAAGCTATTTTCTTTTCGCGACGACGCAAGAGCAGCTCGATTTCCTGCGCTTTCCGCTGGGCGGATTGCCGAAGAGCGCCGTGCGCGCGGCAGCCGAGCGGCTTGCCTTGCCGGTGGCAAGCAAGCCCGACAGCCAGGACATCTGCTTCGTGCCCGGCGGCAACTATCGCGAGATCGTCGCACGGTTGCGCCCCGAAGCCGCACGGCCCGGCGACATCGTGGACCAGGCCGGCACCGTGCTCGGCCGCCACGACGGCACGATCGGCTTCACGGTCGGCCAGCGTCGCGGCCTCAACATCGGTGCTCGCGATGCGGCGGCCGAACCGCTTTACGTGCTCGCGGTTGATGCGCAAGCCGCACGCGTGACGGTGGGGCCGCACGCCGCCTTGGCGCGCCGCGACATTGCACTTGCGCGCGCCAATTGGCTGGGCGGGCAAGTTTCAGAAGGGGCAGCGCTCGCCAAGATCCGTTCGACCACGGCGCCGAAGCCCGCGAAATTCGCGCGCGGGCCCGACGAAACGGCCCTGGTCACGCTTGACGATCCCGAATTTGGGGTTGCGGCCGGACAGGCGTGCGTCCTCTACGACGGCAGCCGCGTGCTTGGCGGCGGCTGGATTTCGCGCGGCTAG
- a CDS encoding site-specific integrase — protein MAMIYKVRWKRKSGEISQRWCVEWTNEKREKRRKLFASALDAKRHRRSIENGGAPFEETQITFAKAADDFIESRRNLGRERSTYDMYERQVRMHLGPLIGGRDVRSLRRSDFVKLQEDLVAKLSRSLARSVFMTAKSVMAHVVRREWREGDPATGLRFDLSSREKARIDAPRKSDIQALLDALGGSEIAAGAPPTRGYVFVRVALGSGLRASELRGLRVTDVDLVAIPPTVTVAQRADQWCQIGPPKSRNGRRTVPIGPDLAMLLRRWIPLRSVVASPLLFPAESGRPMDMSNFHIRVWRPAMRKAGLEDSATGNARWTFHFLRHIYASQLIEMKLNPKQIQMRLGHGSVQMTLDTYGHLWRDTDKEILEVAEFERRMLGISTTLILPEPPVSALSVSDNSGSVVKSGEGSND, from the coding sequence ATGGCGATGATCTACAAAGTCCGTTGGAAACGGAAATCGGGCGAAATCTCGCAGCGCTGGTGCGTGGAGTGGACCAACGAAAAGCGCGAAAAGCGGCGCAAACTGTTCGCCAGCGCGCTGGACGCCAAACGCCATCGCCGATCGATCGAAAACGGCGGCGCTCCGTTTGAGGAGACCCAGATAACCTTTGCAAAAGCGGCCGACGATTTCATCGAAAGCCGTCGCAATCTGGGTCGCGAGCGCAGCACTTACGACATGTACGAGCGCCAAGTTCGAATGCATCTGGGGCCCTTGATCGGCGGACGCGATGTCCGCTCGTTGCGTCGTTCGGACTTTGTGAAGTTGCAGGAGGATCTGGTTGCCAAACTCAGTCGAAGTCTTGCACGTTCCGTCTTCATGACCGCCAAGTCGGTCATGGCGCATGTGGTTCGGCGCGAGTGGCGCGAGGGCGACCCTGCCACCGGCCTGCGGTTCGATCTGTCGTCCCGCGAAAAGGCGCGGATCGATGCGCCGCGCAAGTCGGACATTCAAGCGCTTCTCGATGCACTCGGCGGAAGCGAGATTGCGGCCGGAGCACCACCCACCCGCGGCTATGTCTTTGTCCGCGTGGCATTGGGTTCGGGCCTTCGGGCTTCCGAACTGCGTGGGCTTCGCGTAACCGATGTCGATCTCGTCGCGATTCCGCCAACTGTGACGGTCGCGCAACGCGCAGATCAATGGTGTCAAATCGGCCCGCCAAAGTCGCGAAACGGGCGGCGGACGGTGCCGATCGGGCCGGACCTCGCCATGCTGCTTCGCCGCTGGATCCCGCTGCGCAGCGTCGTAGCGTCGCCCCTGTTGTTTCCGGCCGAAAGCGGCCGTCCGATGGACATGTCCAACTTTCATATCCGCGTTTGGCGACCGGCGATGCGAAAGGCCGGTCTTGAGGATAGCGCAACGGGAAACGCGCGATGGACCTTCCATTTTCTGCGCCACATTTACGCGAGCCAACTGATCGAGATGAAGCTTAATCCCAAGCAAATCCAGATGCGCTTGGGTCATGGCTCCGTCCAAATGACCTTGGACACCTATGGGCACTTGTGGCGCGACACAGACAAGGAGATTCTTGAAGTTGCCGAGTTTGAACGCCGTATGCTGGGCATCAGCACGACACTGATACTGCCCGAGCCGCCAGTATCGGCGTTGTCCGTCAGCGACAACAGCGGTTCAGTCGTTAAGTCCGGGGAGGGGAGCAATGATTGA
- a CDS encoding IS3 family transposase (programmed frameshift), translating to MSRRARLNHTPAFKAKVALATVKGELTLAELAQHFDVHPNQIAQWKAQLLESASAVFDGRAARPEPAIDVKSLHAKIGELTLENDFLGRCARQSRPAERKTMIDRSHDLPIARQAAALGISRGSVYYLPRPVSVPDLVLMRRIDALHLEFPFAGSRMLRDLLAAEGIAVGRLHVATLMKRMGIEALYRRPSTLRPAPGHRIYPYLLRKLAVTPPDQVWAMDITYIPMARGFVYLAAVVDWFSRRVLAWRLSITMEAAFCVEALEEALARFGKPDIFNTDQGSQFTGAAFTGALSSRKIAISMDGKGAWRDNVFVKRLWRTIKYEEVYLRAYDTVSEVRASLGRYIAFYKARRPHSSLDRQTLDRAYFKRQPLLAAA from the exons ATGAGCAGACGAGCGCGCCTGAATCACACACCGGCATTCAAGGCGAAGGTGGCACTGGCGACAGTTAAAGGCGAACTGACACTGGCGGAGCTGGCGCAGCATTTCGACGTGCACCCGAATCAGATCGCGCAGTGGAAGGCGCAGCTTCTGGAAAGCGCGTCTGCCGTGTTCGACGGGCGTGCGGCGCGGCCGGAGCCGGCGATCGACGTGAAGTCTCTGCACGCGAAGATCGGCGAGCTGACGCTCGAGAACGATTTTTTGG GAAGGTGCGCTCGGCAAAGCCGGCCTGCTGAGCGCAAGACGATGATCGACCGTTCGCACGATCTGCCGATCGCCCGTCAGGCGGCAGCACTGGGTATCAGCCGGGGCAGCGTCTACTACCTGCCACGGCCGGTCTCAGTACCCGACCTGGTGCTGATGCGCCGGATCGACGCGCTGCATCTGGAGTTCCCTTTTGCGGGCAGCCGAATGCTGCGCGACCTGCTTGCTGCCGAGGGGATTGCTGTCGGACGCCTGCACGTCGCCACCCTGATGAAGCGCATGGGGATCGAAGCGCTGTATCGCCGCCCGAGTACGTTGAGACCGGCACCGGGGCATCGGATCTATCCGTATCTGCTGCGCAAGTTGGCAGTGACGCCGCCTGACCAAGTCTGGGCGATGGACATCACCTACATCCCGATGGCGCGAGGCTTCGTGTATCTGGCGGCGGTGGTCGACTGGTTCAGCCGCCGTGTGCTGGCGTGGAGGCTGTCGATCACGATGGAGGCGGCGTTCTGCGTCGAAGCGCTCGAAGAAGCGCTGGCGCGGTTCGGCAAGCCGGATATCTTCAACACCGACCAGGGCAGCCAGTTCACTGGTGCTGCATTCACCGGCGCGCTCAGTAGCCGGAAGATCGCGATCAGCATGGACGGCAAGGGCGCCTGGCGCGACAACGTATTCGTCAAGCGGCTGTGGCGGACGATCAAATACGAGGAGGTCTATCTGCGCGCCTACGACACGGTGAGCGAGGTCCGCGCGTCGCTCGGGCGGTACATCGCGTTCTACAAGGCGCGGCGTCCGCACTCGAGCCTTGACCGGCAAACGCTGGATCGGGCGTACTTCAAACGGCAGCCGCTTCTCGCGGCGGCCTAA
- a CDS encoding LysR substrate-binding domain-containing protein — MPRIAHLKAIQVFDAVARAGNLTRAAAELKIAQSAISYHIEILETDIGAKLFERTARGVRLTEAGQKLVPFVREGLRAIKTGLATVANVPARAVVRVAVLPMFASRWLAPRLADFWSKYPKIELSFSHENDTFSAASDPSEVADVAVQWGAGAWPHLESRRLLEAPLIAACSPELLKKTPLRDAADLKNHTLLHVDDHNMWRQWLAAVGVPDAETIGSRGLMMSDRHFQLSATLNAVGVSLFIQSFIKEELRQGTLASPLSKEKRTEYAYYLVRQKGRKLSPAAAQFHDWICAQAVAQEAA, encoded by the coding sequence ATGCCGCGAATCGCCCATCTCAAAGCCATTCAAGTTTTCGATGCGGTCGCACGCGCGGGGAATCTCACGCGAGCGGCGGCCGAGCTCAAAATTGCGCAAAGCGCGATCAGCTATCACATCGAAATTCTGGAGACAGATATCGGCGCCAAGCTATTCGAACGAACCGCGCGCGGCGTGCGACTGACCGAAGCGGGGCAAAAGCTCGTGCCCTTCGTGCGCGAAGGGCTTCGCGCGATCAAGACGGGGCTTGCGACGGTCGCGAACGTACCGGCGCGCGCCGTGGTACGGGTGGCGGTGTTGCCGATGTTCGCCAGCCGGTGGCTAGCACCCCGCTTGGCCGATTTCTGGAGCAAGTATCCGAAGATCGAGCTCTCTTTCAGCCACGAAAACGACACTTTTTCGGCCGCGTCGGATCCATCGGAAGTCGCCGACGTCGCCGTGCAATGGGGAGCGGGCGCATGGCCGCATCTGGAGTCCCGTCGCCTGCTCGAAGCGCCGCTGATCGCCGCATGCAGCCCCGAGCTTCTAAAGAAAACACCGCTGCGCGACGCAGCCGATCTCAAGAATCACACGCTCCTGCATGTCGATGATCACAATATGTGGCGGCAATGGTTGGCGGCGGTTGGCGTGCCCGATGCGGAGACGATCGGAAGTCGCGGCTTGATGATGAGCGACCGGCATTTCCAACTCAGCGCTACCTTGAATGCGGTCGGTGTGTCGCTCTTCATCCAGTCGTTTATCAAAGAAGAACTGCGCCAAGGGACGCTGGCCTCGCCGCTCTCGAAGGAGAAGCGGACCGAGTACGCTTACTACCTCGTTCGGCAGAAGGGCCGGAAGCTCAGCCCAGCGGCTGCGCAGTTTCACGACTGGATCTGCGCTCAAGCAGTGGCGCAGGAAGCCGCCTAA